One region of Mesobacillus boroniphilus genomic DNA includes:
- the ylqF gene encoding ribosome biogenesis GTPase YlqF, translating into MTIQWFPGHMAKARREVTEKLKLVDVIFELVDARIPYSSRNPMIDEIIQHKPRIVLLNKADMADKAVTEQWLRFYREKGITALAINSQAGTGLKQIVQESKVLLKDKFDRLKSKGVKPRAIRAMIVGIPNAGKSTLINRLAGKNIAQTGNRPGVTKSQQWIKVGKELELLDTPGILWPKFEDQEVGTKLAVTGAIKDTILNLQDLAVYALRFLEKHYPERLQERYKLSELPEEIVELFDQIGDFRGCRMPGGYVDYDKVAELVIREIRTEKLGPLSFERPGDLTSVEEIESNT; encoded by the coding sequence TTGACGATCCAATGGTTTCCAGGCCATATGGCGAAGGCTCGCAGAGAGGTCACGGAAAAATTAAAGCTCGTGGATGTTATCTTTGAATTGGTTGACGCACGGATACCGTATTCGTCCAGAAATCCAATGATTGATGAGATCATTCAGCACAAACCAAGAATTGTTTTACTGAATAAAGCGGATATGGCGGATAAAGCTGTTACAGAACAATGGCTGCGTTTCTACCGTGAAAAAGGAATTACTGCACTTGCGATCAACTCGCAAGCCGGAACTGGCTTAAAGCAAATAGTCCAGGAGTCCAAGGTCCTTCTAAAAGACAAGTTTGACCGCCTGAAATCAAAAGGTGTAAAGCCAAGGGCAATCCGGGCAATGATTGTCGGCATCCCCAACGCTGGCAAATCGACCTTAATAAACAGGCTTGCCGGTAAAAATATCGCCCAGACCGGGAACAGGCCCGGCGTGACTAAATCCCAGCAATGGATCAAAGTCGGCAAGGAGTTAGAACTCCTCGATACTCCCGGAATCCTTTGGCCGAAGTTTGAGGACCAGGAAGTAGGAACGAAGCTTGCTGTTACAGGGGCAATCAAAGATACGATCCTTAATCTTCAGGATCTGGCCGTATATGCTTTGAGATTTTTAGAAAAGCATTATCCAGAACGCCTTCAGGAGAGATATAAGCTATCCGAGCTGCCAGAGGAAATCGTGGAGCTTTTTGATCAGATTGGCGATTTTCGCGGCTGCAGGATGCCTGGTGGATACGTTGATTATGACAAAGTCGCAGAGCTTGTAATCAGGGAAATACGGACAGAAAAACTAGGTCCGCTATCTTTTGAACGACCTGGAGATTTAACCTCTGTAGAAGAAATAGAAAGTAACACCTAA
- the sucD gene encoding succinate--CoA ligase subunit alpha, with amino-acid sequence MSVFINKDTKVIVQGITGSTALFHTKQMLEYGTKIVGGTSPGKGGTEVEGVPVFNTVQEAVDATGANATVIYVPAPFAADAIVEAVDAELDLAICITEHIPVLDMVKVKRYMEGKKTRLVGPNCPGVITPEECKIGIMPGYIHTKGHVGVVSRSGTLTYEAVHQLTQAGIGQSTAVGIGGDPVNGTNFIDVLKAFNEDPETYAVIMIGEIGGTAEEEAAEWVKANMTKPVVGFIGGRTAPPGKRMGHAGAIISGGKGTADEKIRVMNECGIQVAETPSVMGETLIRVLKEQDMYDKCKTH; translated from the coding sequence GTGAGCGTATTCATTAATAAAGATACAAAGGTTATTGTTCAAGGGATTACGGGTTCTACTGCCCTTTTCCATACAAAACAAATGCTTGAATATGGTACAAAAATTGTTGGAGGAACATCTCCAGGCAAGGGCGGTACAGAAGTAGAAGGCGTTCCTGTATTCAACACAGTACAAGAAGCTGTTGATGCAACAGGCGCAAATGCGACAGTAATCTATGTACCAGCACCATTTGCTGCAGATGCTATTGTCGAAGCTGTCGATGCAGAGCTTGATTTGGCAATTTGTATCACTGAGCATATCCCAGTATTGGATATGGTCAAGGTTAAGCGCTACATGGAAGGAAAGAAGACTCGCCTTGTTGGTCCTAACTGCCCGGGCGTTATCACTCCTGAAGAGTGCAAGATCGGTATCATGCCTGGATATATCCATACAAAAGGCCATGTTGGCGTTGTATCCCGTTCTGGAACGCTGACATACGAAGCGGTACACCAGTTGACACAAGCTGGTATCGGCCAGTCTACAGCTGTGGGAATCGGCGGAGACCCAGTTAACGGCACAAACTTTATCGATGTCCTGAAGGCATTCAATGAAGATCCAGAAACATATGCTGTCATCATGATTGGTGAAATCGGCGGTACGGCTGAAGAAGAAGCAGCAGAGTGGGTCAAGGCAAACATGACTAAACCTGTTGTTGGCTTCATCGGCGGAAGAACTGCACCTCCTGGAAAGCGCATGGGCCACGCTGGTGCGATCATTTCAGGCGGCAAAGGTACAGCAGACGAAAAGATCCGCGTAATGAATGAGTGCGGCATCCAGGTTGCTGAAACCCCATCCGTAATGGGCGAAACGCTGATCCGCGTTTTAAAGGAACAAGACATGTACGACAAGTGCAAAACACACTAA
- a CDS encoding ribonuclease HII, translating into MKKYTIDEIEQQLFGKEEVNKEFLNVLKGDSRKGVQKLVLKWERQEELKKQAHEQFVNMTSFEREYRSEGFLKIAGIDEAGRGPLAGPVVAGAVILPENFYLPGLNDSKKLAESKRDEYFEVIMVEALAVGVGIISAAEIDEINILQASKKAMLSAVNQLKVTPDFLLIDAVKLDTPYPFEALIKGDSRSISIAAASIIAKVTRDRLMKELSLEYPQYGFGANMGYGTAEHLKAIKEHGVTTHHRKTFAPVRECIQ; encoded by the coding sequence ATGAAGAAATATACAATTGATGAAATTGAACAGCAGCTTTTCGGGAAAGAAGAAGTAAACAAAGAATTCTTGAATGTCTTAAAAGGTGACAGCCGTAAGGGCGTACAAAAGCTTGTCTTGAAATGGGAAAGGCAGGAAGAGCTAAAGAAACAAGCCCATGAGCAATTCGTCAACATGACTTCATTTGAGAGGGAATACCGATCTGAAGGGTTCCTAAAAATTGCCGGGATTGATGAGGCTGGACGAGGACCGTTAGCTGGACCGGTAGTTGCAGGGGCAGTCATCCTGCCAGAGAACTTTTATCTTCCAGGCCTGAATGATTCTAAAAAACTTGCAGAATCAAAAAGGGATGAATATTTTGAGGTCATTATGGTTGAAGCCCTGGCTGTAGGAGTCGGAATAATCAGCGCTGCGGAAATAGATGAAATCAATATTCTCCAGGCCAGCAAAAAAGCGATGCTTTCCGCTGTGAATCAATTAAAGGTCACTCCCGATTTTCTTTTGATTGATGCCGTTAAACTGGACACACCATATCCGTTTGAAGCGCTGATCAAAGGTGATTCTAGAAGCATATCGATCGCGGCAGCTTCCATTATTGCCAAAGTAACGAGGGACAGGCTGATGAAGGAACTCAGTCTCGAATATCCTCAATATGGATTCGGGGCAAATATGGGATATGGAACCGCGGAACACTTGAAAGCGATAAAGGAGCATGGTGTCACAACTCATCACAGGAAGACATTCGCTCCCGTAAGAGAGTGTATTCAGTAG
- a CDS encoding EscU/YscU/HrcU family type III secretion system export apparatus switch protein, with amino-acid sequence MKPPKHTRKSAIALGYNAGSMDAPKVMAKGKGLVAEQIIEKAKDHDIPIQEDPSLVEVLSQLELNERIPEELYQAVAEVFSFVYHLDKQAGGQK; translated from the coding sequence ATGAAACCACCTAAGCATACAAGAAAATCGGCTATAGCTCTGGGTTATAACGCTGGAAGTATGGACGCTCCTAAAGTGATGGCGAAAGGTAAGGGTCTCGTTGCTGAACAAATCATTGAAAAAGCGAAGGATCATGATATTCCCATTCAGGAAGACCCTTCACTCGTTGAAGTCTTGAGCCAGCTGGAATTAAATGAGCGAATACCAGAAGAATTGTACCAAGCAGTAGCCGAAGTATTTTCCTTTGTCTATCATTTGGATAAACAAGCAGGTGGACAAAAATAA
- a CDS encoding YlqD family protein codes for MKVLQTIIVKQVLTEESKERIHQKYHSRKLQLQKECDQLRFELKKLEKSRKFPPETLKKHFEQEIKVHKEKIKLLDFQIEQLHILPLGSEIKETELEGIVEVSVGDQWDEFLSSKTIIVKDGIVAEIRER; via the coding sequence TTGAAGGTACTGCAAACAATCATTGTCAAACAGGTACTGACAGAAGAAAGCAAGGAAAGAATCCACCAAAAATATCACTCCAGAAAGCTTCAGCTGCAGAAGGAATGCGATCAACTAAGATTTGAATTGAAGAAGCTAGAAAAATCCAGGAAGTTTCCGCCTGAAACATTGAAGAAGCATTTTGAACAAGAAATAAAAGTTCATAAAGAAAAAATTAAGCTTCTGGATTTTCAAATAGAACAACTACATATTCTTCCGCTTGGGAGTGAAATTAAAGAAACGGAGTTGGAAGGAATCGTCGAAGTAAGTGTTGGCGACCAATGGGATGAGTTTCTTTCGTCAAAGACTATTATTGTAAAAGATGGCATCGTGGCCGAAATTCGCGAGAGGTGA
- the ffh gene encoding signal recognition particle protein — MAFEGLADRLQNTMQKIRGKGKVSEADVKEMMREVRLALLEADVNFKVVKDFVKKVTERAVGQEVVKSLTPGQQVIKVVKEELTELMGGEQSKIAAANRPPTVIMMVGLQGAGKTTTTGKLANLLRKKYNRKPLLVAADIYRPAAIKQLETLGKQLSMPVFSLGDQVSPVEIAKQAIAKAKEDHNDYVLIDTAGRLHVDENLMDELKQIKELSKPDEIFLVVDAMTGQDAVNVAQSFNEQLGLTGVVLTKLDGDTRGGAALSIRAVTNTPIKFVGLGEKLDALEAFHPERMASRILGMGDVLTLIEKAQANVDEEKAKELEKKMRTASFTLDDFLDQLGQVRKMGPLDEILKMMPGANKIKGMNNLQIDEKQISHVEAIIQSMTANEKTHPEIINANRRKRIAKGSGTSIQEVNRLLKQFEDMKKMMKQMTNMQQKGKKKGGFKLPFNPF; from the coding sequence ATGGCATTTGAAGGATTGGCCGACCGACTGCAAAATACGATGCAAAAAATCCGCGGAAAAGGCAAGGTTTCAGAAGCGGATGTAAAAGAAATGATGCGAGAGGTCCGTCTGGCTCTACTTGAGGCTGACGTTAACTTTAAAGTTGTAAAAGACTTCGTAAAGAAAGTCACTGAAAGGGCAGTTGGCCAGGAGGTTGTAAAAAGCCTGACACCGGGCCAGCAGGTCATTAAGGTTGTTAAAGAAGAACTTACCGAGTTGATGGGCGGTGAGCAAAGCAAGATTGCTGCCGCAAATCGCCCGCCGACAGTCATCATGATGGTCGGACTTCAAGGGGCAGGTAAAACGACAACAACCGGAAAGCTTGCAAATCTCCTTCGTAAAAAATACAACCGTAAGCCCTTGCTTGTAGCGGCGGATATTTATCGTCCAGCTGCCATCAAACAGCTTGAGACGCTCGGCAAGCAATTGAGTATGCCGGTTTTCTCACTGGGAGATCAGGTCAGCCCTGTTGAAATCGCAAAGCAGGCAATTGCCAAGGCGAAGGAAGACCATAATGACTATGTTCTGATAGATACTGCTGGTCGTCTTCATGTTGACGAAAACTTGATGGATGAGCTTAAGCAGATTAAAGAGCTCTCAAAACCTGATGAAATCTTCCTTGTCGTCGACGCGATGACAGGCCAAGATGCTGTCAATGTTGCCCAGAGCTTCAATGAACAGCTAGGCTTGACTGGTGTCGTCCTGACTAAGCTTGACGGTGATACACGAGGCGGTGCCGCTCTATCTATCCGCGCTGTAACCAATACCCCGATCAAATTTGTCGGTCTTGGTGAAAAGCTTGATGCTCTAGAGGCATTCCACCCTGAAAGAATGGCATCAAGAATTCTGGGAATGGGTGACGTCCTTACTCTGATTGAGAAGGCCCAGGCAAACGTCGATGAAGAAAAGGCGAAAGAGCTCGAGAAGAAAATGCGTACAGCATCATTTACCCTTGATGACTTCCTGGACCAGCTTGGCCAGGTGAGGAAGATGGGACCATTGGATGAAATCCTGAAAATGATGCCGGGTGCGAATAAAATCAAGGGCATGAACAATCTTCAAATCGATGAAAAGCAAATCTCGCATGTTGAGGCGATCATTCAGTCGATGACGGCTAACGAAAAGACTCATCCGGAAATCATCAACGCCAACAGGCGGAAAAGAATTGCGAAGGGAAGCGGTACATCCATCCAGGAAGTCAACCGTCTGCTTAAGCAGTTTGAAGACATGAAAAAGATGATGAAACAGATGACGAACATGCAGCAAAAAGGCAAGAAAAAAGGCGGTTTCAAGTTGCCGTTCAACCCTTTTTAA
- the lepB gene encoding signal peptidase I: protein MAEKKKNELWEWTKALLIAVVLAAVIRYFLFAPIVVDGLSMMPTLHDQDRMIVNKLSYKIGEPERFDIIVFHAPENKDYIKRVIGLPGDKVEYKNDMLYVNGKAYEEPYLEEYKKQVIDGPLTDPFTLEEKIGRETVPEGHLFVMGDNRRFSKDSRHIGTVPFEEVLGKTSIIYWPIEDIRTID from the coding sequence ATGGCCGAAAAAAAGAAGAATGAACTATGGGAATGGACGAAGGCACTTCTGATTGCTGTCGTACTGGCAGCAGTTATTCGATACTTTTTATTTGCGCCAATAGTGGTAGACGGTTTATCCATGATGCCTACGCTCCATGACCAGGACAGGATGATCGTGAACAAGCTAAGCTATAAAATTGGGGAGCCAGAAAGATTTGATATCATCGTCTTTCATGCACCCGAGAACAAAGATTACATAAAAAGAGTAATCGGCCTTCCAGGCGATAAAGTAGAATATAAAAATGACATGCTATATGTGAATGGGAAAGCATACGAGGAACCGTACTTGGAAGAATATAAAAAACAGGTGATTGATGGGCCGCTAACAGATCCTTTTACGCTTGAAGAGAAGATCGGCAGGGAGACTGTTCCAGAGGGCCACCTTTTCGTTATGGGCGATAATCGCCGTTTCAGCAAGGATAGCCGCCACATTGGCACCGTGCCTTTTGAAGAGGTGCTTGGCAAGACCAGCATCATCTATTGGCCTATTGAGGATATCCGTACTATAGACTAG
- the sucC gene encoding ADP-forming succinate--CoA ligase subunit beta — protein MNVHEYQGKEILRKYGVKVPNGKVAFTVDEAVEAAKELGTSVVVVKAQIHAGGRGKAGGVKVAKNLDEVRTYASEILGKTLVTHQTGPEGKEVKRLLIEEGCDIKKEYYIGLVLDRATSRVVLMASEEGGTEIEEVAEATPEKIFKEEIDPVVGLMPYQARRVAFNINIPKELVNQAVKFMMSLYTAYIEKDCSIAEINPLVVTGDGQVMALDAKLNFDTNALYRQKNIVEYRDLEEEDPKEIEASKYDLSYISLDGNIGCMVNGAGLAMATMDIVKHYGGDPANFLDVGGGATAEKVTEAFKIILSDPNVKGIFVNIFGGIMKCDVIATGVVEAAKQVGLQVPLVVRLEGTNVDLGKQILNESGLNIIAAESMADGAEKIVSLVK, from the coding sequence ATGAATGTCCATGAGTATCAAGGAAAAGAAATCCTCAGAAAATATGGGGTAAAAGTACCGAATGGGAAGGTTGCTTTTACAGTTGATGAAGCTGTTGAAGCAGCTAAAGAGCTTGGTACGTCTGTTGTTGTCGTAAAAGCTCAAATCCATGCTGGCGGAAGGGGTAAAGCCGGCGGAGTCAAGGTGGCAAAGAACCTTGATGAAGTACGTACATATGCTTCTGAGATTTTAGGTAAGACACTGGTTACTCACCAGACTGGTCCAGAAGGCAAGGAAGTAAAGCGCCTGCTTATCGAAGAAGGCTGCGATATCAAGAAAGAATACTATATCGGTCTTGTTCTTGATCGCGCTACTTCTCGCGTTGTCCTAATGGCTTCTGAAGAAGGCGGAACGGAAATCGAAGAAGTGGCAGAAGCAACTCCTGAAAAGATTTTCAAAGAAGAAATTGATCCTGTAGTCGGCTTGATGCCATACCAGGCTCGCCGTGTTGCATTCAATATCAATATCCCGAAAGAACTAGTGAACCAGGCTGTTAAGTTCATGATGAGCCTTTACACAGCTTATATCGAAAAGGATTGCTCCATCGCCGAAATCAACCCGCTTGTTGTAACGGGTGACGGTCAGGTAATGGCACTTGATGCGAAATTGAATTTCGATACAAACGCATTATACCGTCAAAAGAATATCGTAGAATACCGTGATTTAGAAGAGGAAGATCCGAAGGAAATCGAAGCATCGAAGTATGATCTGAGCTATATTTCTTTAGATGGAAACATTGGCTGCATGGTTAACGGTGCCGGTCTTGCGATGGCAACTATGGACATCGTGAAGCATTACGGCGGAGATCCCGCAAACTTCCTTGATGTTGGGGGCGGTGCTACTGCTGAGAAAGTAACGGAAGCATTCAAAATCATCCTTTCAGATCCAAACGTTAAAGGTATCTTTGTTAATATCTTCGGCGGCATCATGAAGTGTGACGTTATTGCAACTGGTGTTGTGGAAGCTGCAAAGCAGGTAGGCTTGCAGGTACCGCTTGTTGTTCGTCTTGAAGGTACTAACGTTGATCTTGGAAAACAGATTCTTAATGAGTCTGGCTTGAATATCATTGCTGCTGAATCAATGGCAGACGGCGCTGAAAAAATCGTTTCATTAGTTAAGTAG
- a CDS encoding KH domain-containing protein, which translates to MKELIETIVKPLVDFPEDVHVNEHEEDQRVTYKLSVNKSDMGKVIGKQGRVAKAIRTVVYAAGSSQQKKIFLEIVE; encoded by the coding sequence ATGAAAGAATTAATCGAGACGATCGTGAAGCCACTTGTTGATTTTCCTGAAGATGTCCATGTAAATGAACATGAAGAGGATCAGCGCGTAACCTATAAGCTTTCCGTCAACAAAAGTGATATGGGCAAAGTAATTGGAAAGCAGGGGCGCGTTGCAAAGGCGATTCGAACAGTAGTCTATGCAGCAGGCTCATCACAGCAAAAGAAGATTTTCTTGGAAATCGTCGAATAA
- the rpsP gene encoding 30S ribosomal protein S16 — protein MAVKIRLKRMGAKKSPFYRIVVADSRSPRDGRFIESVGTYNPVAQPAQVELNEELVLKWLNDGAKPSDTVRNLFSKQGIMEKFHNSKLSK, from the coding sequence ATGGCAGTAAAAATTCGTTTAAAGCGTATGGGAGCTAAAAAGTCTCCTTTCTATCGTATTGTAGTAGCTGATTCCCGTTCACCACGTGACGGCCGTTTCATCGAGTCTGTAGGAACTTACAACCCAGTTGCTCAACCTGCACAGGTTGAACTTAACGAAGAGTTGGTTCTTAAGTGGTTGAACGACGGTGCAAAACCATCTGATACAGTGCGTAACTTGTTCTCTAAGCAAGGTATCATGGAAAAATTCCACAACTCAAAGCTTAGCAAGTAA
- the rplS gene encoding 50S ribosomal protein L19: MQQLIEEITKAQLRTDLPSFRPGDTVRVHVKVVEGTRERIQLFEGVVIKRRGGGISETFTVRKVSYGVGVERAFPVHTPKIAKLEVIRRGKVRRAKLYYLRNLRGKKARIKEIR, encoded by the coding sequence ATGCAACAATTAATCGAAGAAATCACAAAAGCACAACTTCGCACTGATCTTCCATCTTTCCGTCCTGGTGACACTGTACGTGTACACGTTAAGGTTGTTGAAGGAACTCGCGAACGTATCCAGTTGTTTGAAGGTGTAGTGATTAAGCGTCGTGGTGGTGGAATCAGCGAAACTTTTACAGTACGTAAAGTTTCTTACGGAGTAGGCGTTGAGCGTGCTTTCCCTGTTCACACACCAAAAATTGCGAAGCTTGAAGTCATCCGCCGCGGTAAAGTCCGCCGTGCGAAACTTTACTACCTACGTAACCTACGTGGTAAGAAAGCTCGTATCAAAGAAATTCGATAA
- a CDS encoding putative DNA-binding protein — MLEKTNRMNYLYDFYQALLTPKQSSYMALYYLDDYSLGEIAEEYDVSRQAVYDNIKRTEAMLEEYEEKLLLFEKFQKRSKLISKMKELVENGENNQDLNEMIAELEKLD, encoded by the coding sequence ATGCTTGAGAAAACGAACCGCATGAATTATTTGTATGACTTTTATCAGGCATTGCTTACTCCAAAACAAAGCAGTTATATGGCTCTATACTATCTTGATGACTATTCGCTCGGGGAAATTGCTGAAGAATATGATGTTAGCCGTCAGGCTGTATACGACAACATCAAGCGTACGGAAGCGATGCTCGAGGAGTACGAAGAGAAGCTATTGTTGTTCGAAAAATTCCAGAAAAGAAGTAAGCTGATTTCAAAAATGAAAGAGCTTGTGGAAAATGGAGAGAACAACCAAGACTTAAATGAAATGATAGCCGAGCTTGAGAAATTAGACTAG
- the ftsY gene encoding signal recognition particle-docking protein FtsY has translation MSFFKKLKEKFTTQTESVTEKFKDGLTKTRDNFSNKVNDLVSRYRKVDEEFFEELEEILIQADVGFETVMELIEELKKEVKRRNIQDTKDVQAVISEKLVDIYEDGSGDDSFKLNIQEGELTIILFVGVNGVGKTTTIGKLAHKFKSEGKNVLLAAGDTFRAGAIEQLEVWGERVGVDVIKQAEGSDPAAVMYDAVQSAKSRKADILICDTAGRLQNKVNLMKELEKVKRVIEREVPEAPHEVLLVLDATTGQNALIQAKTFKEATDVSGIVLTKLDGTAKGGIVLAIRNELNIPVKFVGLGEKMDDLQEFDPERYVYGLFADLVEEEEATEES, from the coding sequence GTGAGTTTTTTTAAGAAATTAAAAGAAAAATTTACGACGCAGACTGAAAGTGTCACAGAGAAATTCAAAGATGGGTTGACGAAAACAAGGGATAATTTCTCTAACAAAGTAAATGATCTCGTTTCACGTTACCGTAAAGTGGATGAAGAGTTTTTCGAAGAACTTGAAGAGATTTTAATTCAGGCGGATGTCGGATTTGAGACAGTCATGGAATTGATCGAGGAGTTAAAGAAGGAAGTTAAACGGCGCAACATCCAGGACACGAAAGACGTTCAAGCTGTTATTTCTGAAAAGCTGGTTGATATCTATGAGGACGGCTCCGGTGATGATTCGTTCAAACTGAACATTCAAGAAGGTGAGCTGACAATTATATTATTCGTTGGTGTTAATGGTGTCGGCAAAACAACGACTATTGGTAAATTAGCCCATAAATTCAAGAGTGAAGGAAAGAACGTCCTTCTTGCGGCAGGAGATACATTCCGCGCTGGTGCAATCGAACAGCTTGAAGTCTGGGGGGAGCGCGTTGGTGTCGACGTCATAAAGCAAGCAGAAGGTTCAGACCCCGCTGCCGTCATGTATGATGCTGTCCAGTCTGCAAAATCGCGAAAGGCAGATATCCTGATTTGCGATACTGCGGGCAGATTGCAAAACAAGGTCAACCTCATGAAAGAGCTAGAAAAGGTAAAGCGTGTTATCGAACGCGAGGTGCCGGAAGCCCCGCATGAAGTCCTGCTTGTGCTTGATGCGACGACTGGACAGAACGCCTTGATCCAGGCTAAAACCTTTAAAGAAGCAACTGACGTTAGCGGCATCGTCCTGACGAAACTCGATGGAACGGCGAAGGGCGGAATCGTACTTGCAATCCGCAATGAGCTGAACATTCCCGTTAAATTTGTAGGACTAGGCGAAAAAATGGATGATCTTCAGGAATTCGATCCTGAAAGGTATGTTTATGGACTGTTCGCTGACCTGGTCGAAGAAGAGGAAGCAACGGAAGAATCTTGA
- the rimM gene encoding ribosome maturation factor RimM (Essential for efficient processing of 16S rRNA) → MEKYFNVGKIVNTHGIRGEVRVISRTDFPEERYKIGNSLFLSMPGTKDPEELVVKSHRTHKNFNLLTFEGFDNVNQVERMKGGILKVPDTQRGKLEEGEFYFQDIIGCNMVTAEGEELGKVIEILTPGANDVWVVKGANGKELLIPYIEDIVKKVDVKEKIIVIEPMEGLLS, encoded by the coding sequence ATGGAAAAGTATTTTAATGTCGGAAAAATAGTAAATACACATGGCATTCGCGGGGAAGTGAGGGTGATATCAAGGACTGACTTTCCTGAAGAACGTTATAAGATAGGGAATTCTTTATTTTTATCTATGCCAGGTACAAAGGATCCGGAGGAATTGGTAGTGAAAAGCCATAGGACCCATAAGAATTTCAATCTTCTGACCTTTGAAGGCTTCGACAATGTCAACCAGGTAGAAAGAATGAAGGGTGGCATCCTCAAGGTTCCAGATACACAGCGCGGCAAACTAGAGGAAGGCGAGTTCTATTTCCAGGATATTATCGGCTGCAACATGGTTACGGCAGAAGGTGAAGAACTTGGCAAGGTAATCGAAATCTTGACTCCAGGTGCCAATGATGTATGGGTTGTAAAGGGGGCCAACGGCAAGGAACTCCTGATTCCTTATATTGAAGACATAGTGAAAAAAGTAGACGTTAAAGAGAAAATTATTGTAATTGAGCCGATGGAAGGGCTTCTGTCATGA
- the trmD gene encoding tRNA (guanosine(37)-N1)-methyltransferase TrmD, which translates to MNIDVLSIFPEMFEGVFGHSILKKAAEKGAAEYNVVNFRDFADNKHQTVDDYPYGGGAGMVLKPQPIFDAVSDLKERAKSTSPRVILMCPQGERYTQKKAEELAREEHLIFICGHYEGYDERIREHVITDEISIGDYVLTGGELGAMVVIDSVVRLLPGVLGSEESHIQDSFSTGLLEHPHYTRPAEFRGLKVPDVLVSGNHKLIDEWRMKESLRRTLQRRPDLLEEAELTEQQKKWLEELIKLNE; encoded by the coding sequence ATGAATATTGATGTCCTGTCTATTTTTCCAGAAATGTTTGAGGGTGTATTTGGCCATTCAATCCTGAAAAAGGCTGCTGAAAAAGGAGCTGCCGAATACAATGTCGTCAATTTCCGGGACTTTGCCGATAACAAGCATCAAACAGTGGATGACTATCCATATGGCGGAGGCGCTGGCATGGTGTTAAAACCACAGCCGATTTTCGATGCCGTATCTGATTTAAAGGAGCGCGCAAAAAGCACTTCACCAAGAGTAATCCTCATGTGCCCTCAGGGTGAACGGTATACACAGAAGAAAGCTGAAGAGCTGGCCAGGGAAGAGCATTTGATTTTTATCTGCGGCCATTATGAGGGATATGATGAGCGGATCCGTGAACATGTCATCACCGATGAGATTTCAATCGGAGATTATGTCCTGACCGGCGGGGAACTTGGAGCGATGGTTGTCATCGACAGTGTCGTGCGCTTGCTTCCCGGTGTACTGGGCAGTGAAGAGTCGCATATCCAGGATTCCTTTAGTACTGGCCTGCTCGAGCATCCACACTATACAAGACCGGCTGAATTTCGCGGATTGAAGGTCCCGGATGTTTTGGTCTCTGGGAACCATAAGCTGATTGATGAATGGCGGATGAAAGAAAGTCTAAGAAGAACCCTGCAGCGTAGACCTGATCTTCTCGAAGAAGCAGAGCTGACAGAGCAGCAAAAAAAATGGCTGGAAGAACTGATAAAACTTAATGAATAA